Proteins from one Pseudochaenichthys georgianus unplaced genomic scaffold, fPseGeo1.2 scaffold_469_arrow_ctg1, whole genome shotgun sequence genomic window:
- the LOC117442761 gene encoding uncharacterized protein isoform X2 has protein sequence MSGFRRIVMSSFLMLLLHFPDSNQYFPIVRAGDEVTLPCANEIEGRDECGGTTWLFRDSKLPAAVTLFEGRQIQNEAKAKSDGLRVTEKCALVIKKVTEEDAGGYTCSQFRSGTYLSDSHVDLSVVTMTEQQDNDEVTLDCSVSHVRCRHSVKWLLQGRDVDKDHREIKTSASLCSASVTFLTSLFSYASRSELFTCEVTDGDTREVQVFPFSPQSSGEDKKPATTKTTTATTTTTTTTAAAKINKKPGEDAGKVTTVSTTWTAVRMRAAGETTNTAPEDNQTEREDNNKGRLRLIIVSVGLAALIITVVTVNIWTRAKGSKAQTEENMIDEDEDEVDYENDGEASASV, from the exons ATTCAAACCAATACTTCCCCATTGTCAGAGCTGGAGATGAAGTCACTTTGCCGTGTGCCAATGAGATAGAGGGTCGGGATGAGTGTGGGGGTACTACCTGGCTCTTCAGGGATTCAAAACTTCCAGCTGCAGTGACGCTGTTTGAAGGCAGACAGATTCAGAACGAAGCCAAAGCTAAATCAGACGGACTGAGAGTTACAGAGAAATGTGCTCTGGTTATAAAGAAGGTCACAGAGGAGGATGCTGGAGGTTACACCTGCAGCCAGTTCAGATCAGGAACATATCTTTCAGACTCTCATGTTGATCTGTCTGTTGTCACCA TGACTGAGCAGCAGGACAACGATGAGGTGACGTTAGACTGCTCTGTGTCACATGTACGGTGTAGACACTCAGTGAAGTGGCTGCTTCAGGGTCGAGATGTGGATAAAGATCACAGAGAGATAAAGACATCAGCGTCTCTCTGCTCTGCCTCTGTGACATTTCTGACTTCTCTCTTTAGTTACGCATCACGGTCTGAGTTGTTTACTTGTGAAGTAACTGATGGTGACACGAGAGAAGTGCAGGTGTTCCCCTTCAGCCCTCAGTCCTCAG GAGAGGACAAAAAACCAGCAACAAccaaaacaacaacagcaacgacaacaacaacaacgacgaCAGCAGCAGCTAAAATCAACAAAAAACCAG GTGAGGACGCAGGGAAGGTGACTACAGTGTCAACAACATGGACAGCAGTGAGAATGAGAGCAGCCGGAGAGACGACCAACACTGCACCTGAAGACAATCAGACAGAACGAGAGGACAACAATAAAG GTCGCTTGAGGCTCATCATCGTGTCTGTGGGTTTAGCGGCTCTCATCATCACCGTGGTTACAGTCAACATATGGACAAGAGCTAAAG GGAGCAAAGCACAGACGGAAGAAAACATG ATtgatgaagatgaagatgaGGTGGACTATGAAAACGATGGAGAGGCTTCTGCCTCTGTGTGA
- the LOC117442761 gene encoding uncharacterized protein isoform X3 — protein MSGFRRIVMSSFLMLLLHFPDSNQYFPIVRAGDEVTLPCANEIEGRDECGGTTWLFRDSKLPAAVTLFEGRQIQNEAKAKSDGLRVTEKCALVIKKVTEEDAGGYTCSQFRSGTYLSDSHVDLSVVTMTEQQDNDEVTLDCSVSHVRCRHSVKWLLQGRDVDKDHREIKTSASLCSASVTFLTSLFSYASRSELFTCEVTDGDTREVQVFPFSPQSSGEDAGKVTTVSTTWTAVRMRAAGETTNTAPEDNQTEREDNNKGRLRLIIVSVGLAALIITVVTVNIWTRAKGSKAQTEENMEQIDEDEDEVDYENDGEASASV, from the exons ATTCAAACCAATACTTCCCCATTGTCAGAGCTGGAGATGAAGTCACTTTGCCGTGTGCCAATGAGATAGAGGGTCGGGATGAGTGTGGGGGTACTACCTGGCTCTTCAGGGATTCAAAACTTCCAGCTGCAGTGACGCTGTTTGAAGGCAGACAGATTCAGAACGAAGCCAAAGCTAAATCAGACGGACTGAGAGTTACAGAGAAATGTGCTCTGGTTATAAAGAAGGTCACAGAGGAGGATGCTGGAGGTTACACCTGCAGCCAGTTCAGATCAGGAACATATCTTTCAGACTCTCATGTTGATCTGTCTGTTGTCACCA TGACTGAGCAGCAGGACAACGATGAGGTGACGTTAGACTGCTCTGTGTCACATGTACGGTGTAGACACTCAGTGAAGTGGCTGCTTCAGGGTCGAGATGTGGATAAAGATCACAGAGAGATAAAGACATCAGCGTCTCTCTGCTCTGCCTCTGTGACATTTCTGACTTCTCTCTTTAGTTACGCATCACGGTCTGAGTTGTTTACTTGTGAAGTAACTGATGGTGACACGAGAGAAGTGCAGGTGTTCCCCTTCAGCCCTCAGTCCTCAG GTGAGGACGCAGGGAAGGTGACTACAGTGTCAACAACATGGACAGCAGTGAGAATGAGAGCAGCCGGAGAGACGACCAACACTGCACCTGAAGACAATCAGACAGAACGAGAGGACAACAATAAAG GTCGCTTGAGGCTCATCATCGTGTCTGTGGGTTTAGCGGCTCTCATCATCACCGTGGTTACAGTCAACATATGGACAAGAGCTAAAG GGAGCAAAGCACAGACGGAAGAAAACATG GAGCAGATtgatgaagatgaagatgaGGTGGACTATGAAAACGATGGAGAGGCTTCTGCCTCTGTGTGA
- the LOC117442761 gene encoding uncharacterized protein isoform X1: protein MSGFRRIVMSSFLMLLLHFPDSNQYFPIVRAGDEVTLPCANEIEGRDECGGTTWLFRDSKLPAAVTLFEGRQIQNEAKAKSDGLRVTEKCALVIKKVTEEDAGGYTCSQFRSGTYLSDSHVDLSVVTMTEQQDNDEVTLDCSVSHVRCRHSVKWLLQGRDVDKDHREIKTSASLCSASVTFLTSLFSYASRSELFTCEVTDGDTREVQVFPFSPQSSGEDKKPATTKTTTATTTTTTTTAAAKINKKPGEDAGKVTTVSTTWTAVRMRAAGETTNTAPEDNQTEREDNNKGRLRLIIVSVGLAALIITVVTVNIWTRAKGSKAQTEENMEQIDEDEDEVDYENDGEASASV from the exons ATTCAAACCAATACTTCCCCATTGTCAGAGCTGGAGATGAAGTCACTTTGCCGTGTGCCAATGAGATAGAGGGTCGGGATGAGTGTGGGGGTACTACCTGGCTCTTCAGGGATTCAAAACTTCCAGCTGCAGTGACGCTGTTTGAAGGCAGACAGATTCAGAACGAAGCCAAAGCTAAATCAGACGGACTGAGAGTTACAGAGAAATGTGCTCTGGTTATAAAGAAGGTCACAGAGGAGGATGCTGGAGGTTACACCTGCAGCCAGTTCAGATCAGGAACATATCTTTCAGACTCTCATGTTGATCTGTCTGTTGTCACCA TGACTGAGCAGCAGGACAACGATGAGGTGACGTTAGACTGCTCTGTGTCACATGTACGGTGTAGACACTCAGTGAAGTGGCTGCTTCAGGGTCGAGATGTGGATAAAGATCACAGAGAGATAAAGACATCAGCGTCTCTCTGCTCTGCCTCTGTGACATTTCTGACTTCTCTCTTTAGTTACGCATCACGGTCTGAGTTGTTTACTTGTGAAGTAACTGATGGTGACACGAGAGAAGTGCAGGTGTTCCCCTTCAGCCCTCAGTCCTCAG GAGAGGACAAAAAACCAGCAACAAccaaaacaacaacagcaacgacaacaacaacaacgacgaCAGCAGCAGCTAAAATCAACAAAAAACCAG GTGAGGACGCAGGGAAGGTGACTACAGTGTCAACAACATGGACAGCAGTGAGAATGAGAGCAGCCGGAGAGACGACCAACACTGCACCTGAAGACAATCAGACAGAACGAGAGGACAACAATAAAG GTCGCTTGAGGCTCATCATCGTGTCTGTGGGTTTAGCGGCTCTCATCATCACCGTGGTTACAGTCAACATATGGACAAGAGCTAAAG GGAGCAAAGCACAGACGGAAGAAAACATG GAGCAGATtgatgaagatgaagatgaGGTGGACTATGAAAACGATGGAGAGGCTTCTGCCTCTGTGTGA